Proteins encoded within one genomic window of Aspergillus nidulans FGSC A4 chromosome VII:
- a CDS encoding anaphase promoting complex subunit 2 (transcript_id=CADANIAT00008784), with product MSLEMAPDSSICAARSHIFASVFAPASPIDFISGLAPTAKSIQRGSSSDKGTRNRAWRPATTFLSIPDRNFEDLLLHIASDEEDYLKLWNRDKKPSKETRDALTYLIRLSTKESEHEDASNSIFDWYELEIRRHFLQNFKEDLSIVSSASHPDGLLREKFPDVFQSISTSFDRNSLLEGFLVRCLLLMRRIYFTPLVQYMLPVLERRAQEKCFMKFERSFHLMIRYAIPGPSLSDLITRTLTKHTLVILGISSLKERADINEDASVDDMEVDRQYSMSYQDWRAAPSVEFRSQMMTEFEDVQVTTARERLLSLLKNLQLVGIGGEKAQEAFAGVMDTMMTEFIRVAYTGHWEGPSVVSFHLRQWITDVYAQLAIQVLPIINVPEPAIRESDLDKWQEIGIARLGALRVGELFDVIVEWPASSGAIEDLRQFARHPAARHHLTQAFVAALNRRLLHPGASTVEILQVYISIIRAFNLLDPKGVLLDRIARPIRRYLRDRDDTVNAIVGGLLADPADADGRGSSNAETLVELAAELNKAHQNSLRNDTGELDFDDLNWVPDPIDAAPDYRKSKSSDVIGSLISIFDSKETFVRELRDMLADRLLQKRAEFEQEMSVLELLKLRFGDNALQACEVMLRDIFDSRRVDTVVRNDQGMTNSQDQETPELHAKILSHFFWPELKGHQFKVPSEITELQQRYAEGFESLKQSRKLTWLNGFGQVTVELDLEDRVFVEEVSTWQATVIYAFNSGTAESESVSKTIPELSAQLDMSAALVRSACLFWVSRRILTEVPGQRDTFCVLESLPATKNDNNNDTEYAAVDSTSSHTAAEIDESAVAAANAAVAKESAEAAAMEKMNLYWQFIVGMLTNQGAMPLQRIVMMLKIAVPGGFPFSNEELREFLAGMVSKGKIEIVSGGNYKIVR from the coding sequence ATGAGTCTTGAAATGGCCCCAGATTCATCGATCTGCGCGGCTCGCAGCCACATCTTCGCGTCCGTATTCGCCCCCGCATCTCCAATTGACTTCATATCCGGACTCGCACCGACAGCCAAGTCAATACAGAGAGGATCAAGCTCGGACAAAGGGACACGAAATCGAGCATGGCGCCCAGCAACGACATTTTTGTCAATTCCCGATAGGAACTTTGAAGACCTACTGCTACATATAGCGTCTGACGAAGAGGACTATTTGAAACTGTGGAATCGGGACAAGAAGCCTTCAAAGGAAACCAGGGATGCCCTGACCTATTTAATAAGGCTTTCTACAAAGGAGTCAGAGCATGAGGACGCGTCGAATAGCATTTTCGACTGGTACGAACTCGAGATTCGTCGGCATTTTTTGCAGAATTTCAAGGAAGATCTGTCCATTGTGAGCTCCGCCTCGCACCCAGACGGTCTCTTGAGAGAGAAGTTTCCCGACGTATTTCAGTCTATATCGACTTCCTTCGATCGAAATAGCTTGTTGGAGGGGTTCCTCGTGAGATGTCTTCTGTTGATGCGCCGGATTTACTTCACTCCGCTGGTTCAATACATGCTTCCTGTCCTAGAGCGAAGGGCGCAAGAGAAGTGTTTTATGAAGTTTGAACGCTCATTCCACTTGATGATCAGATACGCCATTCCGGGCCCTTCACTCTCAGATTTGATTACACGGACCCTGACCAAACATACGCTTGTGATACTCGGGATTAGCAGCCTGAAAGAGAGAGCAGATATCAACGAAGATGCTAGTGTGGACGATATGGAAGTTGATAGGCAGTATTCCATGTCATATCAGGATTGGCGGGCCGCACCGTCGGTTGAGTTCCGATCACAGATGATGACGGAGTTCGAGGATGTTCAGGTTACTACGGCCCGAGAGCGCCTGTTGTCGCTGCTCAAAAACCTACAGCTTGTTGGGATAGGGGGTGAGAAGGCTCAGGAAGCCTTTGCTGGTGTCATGGACACAATGATGACGGAATTCATCCGGGTTGCCTATACTGGTCACTGGGAAGGTCCATCCGTTGTGTCGTTCCATTTGCGGCAATGGATAACAGACGTGTATGCACAACTTGCCATTCAAGTCCTCCCTATTATCAATGTACCAGAGCCCGCTATCCGAGAAAGTGATCTGGACAAATGGCAAGAAATTGGCATTGCTCGGCTTGGAGCGCTTCGAGTAGGGGAGCTATTTGATGTGATCGTTGAATGGCCTGCAAGTAGTGGAGCAATCGAGGATCTGCGGCAGTTCGCCAGGCACCCTGCAGCGCGCCACCATCTTACCCAGGCGTTTGTGGCAGCGCTGAATCGGCGGCTGTTGCATCCTGGTGCTTCGACTGTGGAGATTCTGCAGGTTTATATTTCTATAATACGTGCATTCAACCTCCTGGATCCAAAAGGCGTCCTCCTCGATCGGATTGCGCGGCCAATTCGCAGGTATCTCCGGGACCGCGACGACACCGTCAATGCAATCGTTGGCGGCTTACTAGCAGATCCGGCTGACGCGGATGGTCGGGGTTCATCCAACGCCGAAACGCTAGTGGAACTGGCAGCTGAGCTGAACAAGGCACACCAGAACTCTCTGCGGAATGATACCGGGGAGCTAGACTTTGACGACCTGAACTGGGTGCCGGACCCAATTGACGCGGCACCCGACTACCGCAAGTCTAAGAGCTCCGATGTCATCGGCAGTCTCATCAGTATCTTCGACTCTAAGGAGACGTTTGTCCGCGAGTTACGCGACATGCTCGCAGACCGGCTCCTCCAGAAACGCGCAGAATTTGAGCAGGAAATGTCCGTTCTGGAactcctcaagctccggtTCGGCGACAATGCCCTGCAAGCATGCGAGGTCATGCTGCGCGATATCTTTGACTCCAGACGTGTTGACACCGTCGTCCGTAACGACCAGGGCATGACGAATTCGCAAGACCAAGAAACTCCCGAACTTCATGCAAAGATCCTCTCGCACTTCTTCTGGCCTGAGCTCAAGGGCCACCAATTCAAGGTCCCGTCTGAAATCACCGAGCTCCAGCAGCGCTACGCCGAGGGTTTCGAATCCCTCAAGCAGTCGCGCAAGCTCACGTGGCTCAATGGGTTCGGTCAAGTCACCGTCGAACTTGACCTCGAGGACCGAGTGTTTGTCGAGGAAGTCTCCACCTGGCAAGCAACAGTCATCTACGCATTCAATTCCGGCACGGCCGAGAGCGAATCCGTCTCAAAGACAATCCCCGAGCTCTCGGCACAGCTTGACATGTCAGCTGCGCTTGTCCGCAGCGCGTGCCTGTTTTGGGTAAGCCGCCGTATTCTGACTGAGGTCCCGGGGCAGCGGGATACATTCTGTGTTCTCGAATCCCTCCCAGCAACCAAaaacgacaacaacaacgaCACTGAGTACGCAGCTGTCGATTCTACGTCGTCCCatacagcagcagaaatcgACGAGAGCGCCGTCGCAGCGGCCAATGCTGCCGTCGCAAAGGAGTCAGCCGAAGCGGCAgccatggagaagatgaatcTTTATTGGCAGTTTATCGTGGGTATGTTGACAAACCAGGGCGCGATGCCGCTGCAGAGGATCGTTATGATGTTGAAGATTGCGGTGCCTGGTGGGTTCCCCTTTAGTAATGAGGAGCTGAGGGAGTTTTTGGCGGGTATGGTATCAAAGGGCAAGATTGAGATTGTCAGCGGGGGCAATTACAAGATTGTGCGGTAG
- a CDS encoding TauD/TfdA family dioxygenase (transcript_id=CADANIAT00008785): MATLTQTSAPAPAPAQIIHSNAPRDIFPDGLKTTGQHPPIYEELHPFEDFPKSIEGRTLWKAEDYKDAPEKWTHRFSAEEVEELGATADAFLASGTPLTGISKSNFPLPKLSALLYELRDDLLNGKGFILFKGFPVQEWGNHKSAVAYMGLGTYLGYFVSQNSRGHVLGHVKDLGEDPTQIDSVRIYRTNARQYFHADDSDIVGLLCIARALEGGESDIVSTHHVYNTLAAERPDVLKTLIEPIWYFDRKGETSKGQEEYIRTSVIYLERGDNPRVYTKWDPYYVRSLTRFSDAGLIPPLSDRQIEALEVLEQTCQRLSLHMILEVGDIQFVSNSHVLHARTAYKDYAPPAPRRHLMRLWLSTPESEGGWRLPFWDSNEKKRGGVQVDDTPPVALLDAE; this comes from the exons ATGGCCACTCTCACTCAGACCTCCGCCCCCGCCCCCGCTCCAGCTCAGATCATCCACTCCAATGCCCCTCGCGACATCTTCCCCGACGGCCTGAAGACAACGGGCCAGCACCCGCCGATCTACGAGGAGCTGCACCCCTTCGAGGACTTCCCCAAGTCCATCGAGGGCCGCACGCTCTGGAAGGCAGAGGACTACAAGGATGCGCCTGAGAAATGGACACACCGATTTtcggcggaggaggttgaagaactCGGTGCCACTGCTGATGCATTCTTGGCCTCCGGGACTCCTCTGACTGGGATCTCAAAG AGCAATTTCCCCCTTCCCAAACTCTCCGCCCTCCTCTACGAACTCCGCGACGACCTCCTAAACGGCAAGGGCTTTATCCTATTTAAAGGCTTCCCTGTACAAGAATGGGGCAACCACAAGTCCGCCGTTGCGTACATGGGTCTTGGCACCTACCTAGGCTACTTCGTCTCACAGAACAGCCGCGGCCACGTTCTGGGTCACGTCAAGGATCTCGGCGAGGACCCAACGCAGATTGACTCTGTTCGCATCTACCGGACGAACGCTCG GCAATACTTCCACGCCGATGACAGCGACATCGTCGGTCTTCTATGCATTGCGCGCGCTCTGGAGGGCGGCGAGTCAGACATTGTTTCCACGCACCACGTCTACAACACCCTTGCCGCTGAGCGACCCGACGTGTTGAAGACACTGATTGAGCCAATCTGGTACTTCGACCGCAAGGGCGAGACATCCAAGGGCCAGGAGGAGTATATTCGCACAAGCGTGATCTACCTCGAGCGCGGTGATAACCCCCGCGTCTACACCAA ATGGGACCCCTACTACGTCCGCTCATTAACGCGCTTCAGCGATGCAGGCCTCATCCCACCTCTCTCCGACAGACAGATCGAAGCCCTCGAGGTCCTCGAGCAGACCTGCCAGCGACTGTCCCTACATATGATCCTCGAAGTCGGAGACATCCAGTTCGTGAGCAACTCGCATGTGCTGCACGCGCGGACCGCATACAAGGACTATGCCCCGCCTGCGCCCAGGCGACACCTCATGCGTCTATGGCTGTCAACGCCGGAGAGTGAGGGCGGTTGGCGGCTGCCGTTCTGGGATAGTAACGAAAAGAAGAGGGGAGGCGTGCAGGTTGACGATACGCCGCCGGTGGCGCTGTTGGATGCTGAGTAG